Proteins encoded within one genomic window of Humulus lupulus chromosome 1, drHumLupu1.1, whole genome shotgun sequence:
- the LOC133815926 gene encoding uncharacterized protein LOC133815926, with product MASDIQTQVILHSTQASFKNLEITMGQIATSLSKLEAHNSGRLPSQPESNSRANKRSHKTTMPTYVPIPHFPSRLRKTKKEEIDNEILEAFRKVEGDEKIIVGQNVYAVLQKKLPPKCKDPGTFTIPCMIGSKKIERCQTHINIVVLYNGSWEQVLNEGWSFSAKQSKGMKVPKTITYNSLVDQLYTLIGADKSRIDLDLNVIYHFGSKGIPPSLISNDDDVSFFLDEIGTSINHRTPLCVSTIEKRSNDHLVTKTHDNENIDRPTCNDVLVKHNLQQSTSNEVLKSHDSSNNRSRKVRQVGEDNLWSTPLLLNQGEKGSTSASTAQLLTSSSSINSWEIKEGQIFENKQELKMKLHLYALKKNFEFKVKKSAKNIWCTVCVDDKCKWRLRATKLVNSNMFEVRKFFGEHICSLDVRHKDHRQASPWLIGHVIRRKFEGDNVNYKPRSIVKDMSLSYGVHMSYAKAWRCQEHALAYLRGTPESSFQKLPSFLYMMEQKNPRTVTHLQMDNEGRFKYCFMALGVSIMGFKTYIRPVICVDGTFLTTRCGGTLLCAMGQDANKQIYPIAFSVVDSENNDSWLYFLLRLKEAIGEVENLVFMSDRHTSIASALTKNFPKAHHGACIHHVSMNIRAKFKTDHCHEEFFLAAKAYRNRELLRHFEKIKFKDLAIAQYLENQVGFGKWARSFFPGHRYNLMTTGIAESWNNVIAEAHGWPITCLMEFMRHTLQKWFFERRTAASAATGPLATEVEADLRKLADKSTTSFPFPSCQYEITVLDGDLDGDVDPRRKTCSCRRFDLTGLPCEHALAGARDRGISPYSLCSRFYTVEAWLSSYGGSIYTLGNEEYWVILNDIGSMMINPPLVKQKAGRPKKKRRLSKAEKNSKQRRCSRCGVLGHNRIGSVIRLFVLKFVVSDTPNSYMHVKY from the exons ATGGCTTCTGATATACAGACTCAAGTAATTCTTCATAGTACTCAAGCGTCCTTCAAGAATTTGGAAATCACAATGGGACAAATTGCTACATCTCTGAGCAAGCTGGAAGCTCATAATTCTGGAAGATTACCTTCCCAGCCAGAGAGTAACTCAAGAGCAAAT AAGAGGTCCCATAAAACAACCATGCCAACCTATGTCCCTATTCCACATTTTCCAAGCAGATTAAGAAAGACTAAGAAGGAAGAGATAGACAATGAGATATTAGAAGCATTTAGAAAGGTGGAG GGTGATGAAAAGATAATTGTGGGGCAGAACGTCTATGCTGTTCTCCAAAAGAAGCTGCCACCAAAATGCAAGGATCCTGGAACCTTTACAATTCCTTGTATGATTGGGAGTAAAAAGATTGAGCGGT GTCAAACACATATAAATATTGTGGTGTTATATAATGGATCGTGGGAACAAGTTTTGAACGAAGGTTGGTCATTTAGTGCTAAACAAAGCAAGGGTATGAAGGTGCCAAAGACTATCACTTACAATAGTCTTGTTGATCAATTGTATACTTTAATCGGAGCTGACAAGTCTCGTATTGATCTTGACTTAAATGTAATCTATCATTTTGGAAGTAAAGGTATCCCTCCATCTTTGATTAGTAATGATGATGATGTTTCTTTTTTTCTTGATGAGATAGGAACATCTATCAATCATCGGACACCCCTATGTGTGTCTACTATAGAGAAGAGAAGTAATGATCATTTGGTTACTAAAACAC atgataatgaaaatattGATAGGCCTACCTGCAATGATGTACTTGTGAAGCATAATTTACAACAGTCAACCTCCAATGAAGTATTGAAGAGCCATGATTCCTCAAATAATAGAAGTCGTAAAGTAAGACAGGTTGGTGAAGATAATCTATGGAGTACTCCACTTTTGTTGAATCAAGGGGAAAAAGGCTCTACTTCAGCCTCAACAGCTCAATTACTGACATCTTCTTCGAGTATCAATTCGTGGGAAATAAAAGAGGGTCAAATATTTGAGAACAAGCAAGAGTTGAAGATGAAACTCCATCTTTATGCATTAAAGAAAAACTTTGAGTTTAAAGTAAAGAAGTCTGCGAAAAATATATGGTGTACAGTATGTGTTGATGATAAATGCAAATGGAGGTTGAGGGCTACAAAATTGGTTAATTCCAATATGTTCGAGGTTCGTAAATTTTTCGGTGAACACATATGTTCATTGGATGTTCGACATAAAGATCACCGTCAGGCATCCCCATGGCTTATTGGACATGTCATAAGGAGAAAATTTGAGGGTGATAATGTTAATTACAAGCCAAGGTCAATTGTAAAAGATATGAGTTTATCATATGGAGTTCATATGAGCTATGCTAAAGCTTGGAGGTGTCAAGAGCATGCATTGGCTTACTTAAGAGGTACACCAGAATCATCATTTCAGAAACTTCCCTCATTTCTATACATGATGGAGCAAAAAAATCCTAGAACTGTTACTCATTTGCAGATGGACAATGAAGGTAGGTTCAAATATTGCTTCATGGCCTTAGGTGTTTCTATAATGGGGTTTAAAACATATATTCGCCCAGTTATATGTGTAGATGGAACCTTCTTAACTACTCGGTGTGGAGGTACTTTGTTATGTGCCATGGGACAAGATGCTAACAAGCAAATATATCCAATTGCATTTTCAGTAGTTGACTCAGAGAATAATGACTCATGGTTGTATTTTCTACTGAGGTTGAAGGAAGCGATTGGTGAAGTGGAGAATCTAGTATTCATGTCTGATAGGCATACTAGTATAGCAAGTGCCTTGACTAAAAATTTTCCTAAGGCACACCACGGTGCTTGTATACATCATGTTAGCATGAATATCCGTGCGAAGTTCAAAACTGACCATTGCCATGAAGAATTCTTCCTTGCAGCAAAAGCTTATAGAAATCGAGAGCTTTTACGCCATTTTGAGAAGATTAAATTCAAAGATCTTGCAATTGCTCAATACTTAGAGAATCAAGTGGGTTTTGGAAAGTGGGCTCGTTCTTTCTTTCCTGGTCATCGATATAATTTAATGACAACAGGTATTGCCGAAAGCTGGAACAATGTCATTGCTGAGGCACatgggtggccaattacttgtcTCATGGAATTTATGAGGCACACTTTACAAAAATGGTTTTTCGAGCGTCGAACTGCAGCATCAGCGGCTACAGGTCCTCTTGCCACAGAAGTGGAAGCTGATTTGCGAAAGTTAGCAGACAAGTCCACTACCTCGTTCCCTTTTCCGTCTTGTCAATATGAAATAACAGTATTGGATGGTGATCTTGATGGAGATGTCGACCCGAGGAGGAAAACATGTAGTTGTAGAAGATTTGATTTGACAGGTCTTCCTTGCGAACACGCTCTAGCTGGTGCTCGAGATCGTGGCATTAGTCCATATAGTTTATGCTCTAGATTCTACACAGTTGAAGCGTGGTTGTCATCCTATGGTGGATCTATATATACGTTGGGTAATGAAGAATATTGGGTGATACTAAATGACATAGGAAGTATGATGATAAATCCTCCTTTAGTGAAGCAGAAGGCtggtcgtccaaagaagaaacGACGTTTATCAAAGGCTGAGAAGAATAGCAAACAACGTAGATGTAGTAGATGTGGTGTCCTAGGCCACAATCGA ATTGGTTCAGTAATACGACTTTTTGTGTTAAAGTTTGTTGTTTCGGACACACCTAATTCATACATGCAc GTAAAGTATTAG